AAATCAGTGCGAAAAAGGAGGGTTTCATCACAAGTTTGTCAGAGTAAAAAGTGAGAAAATAAATGGAGACTTTGCATCAGTAAGGATTGTGTATAGGAGAAAAGGACCTTTCTTTGATCTTTTTTGCATCATTGAAGACTTGATTGAGGATCCAAAAACTAAAACCGTGAATTTGGTTAAAGAAGAGGATGGATGGAAACTCACGGAACTGCACTGCGAACTTAGAGGTAAATGAGAGATACAATGGTTAAAGTGGTGATTTAGCTTACAACTTAGTTTCTCCACGAAATTCGCCTTCTAATACTCCAAAACCTCACTAATCCAAAAGATCCAACACCCACCAATCCCCAAAAAAGAATAACCACAATCCCTCTTCACGGCTTCCAGACCTTGAGCTATTCTACTCTTTCAAAATCGGCGTCGTTTGTTGCGATGTTTGTGATTCCATAGGCTTTACAACAAGCAGCATGTAAAGCATCCCGTGGAAACAGGTGGCATTCCCTTGAGAGATCCAGTGCAATCTTTGAAATCGAATAATCTATGCTCACAACCTTCAGATTGCCTAAGGAAGTAAGATAATCCAGATACTCGTAAAATTTTGTTACTGGCTCGAGGCATTTATCTAAAATTTTTGATATAGCCTGCTTAACAGCCATGGTTTCCTTAATTCCTGTTAGTTCTTTCCCTTTTTGAATCATCAGAACATAAGAAACCTCGTCAATTATGAGCGGGGAGACGAAACCCTCCCTTTTCCCATCCTCTACTTCTTCCAAAAATCTCATGCAATTATCGCCATATTTAGGATGGTTCGTCAGAACGTATGCAAATACGTTAGCATCTATGAATATCGAATTCATACTCCTCATGAACCTCCTCCAACCCCTCCCAGCACTTCACGATCCCAAGCATTCTTCTTGTCATACCACTTCGTACCTCAATCTCAACCACCTCTCCCTCCTTCAAATCCAGCTTCTCAAGCGGCTTCAATACGTTGTTCTCATACACGGCTTTTATGATCATGGAGGACACCAATCGTTAATTGGTGGTTGGTGATTAAAAAAATACCTTTGATGAAGCTGGTAAACCCACTCCAAAATGGACTGGAGTGTAAGCGAAAGCTCATCTATTTTTTCACCAACCACCATAAATACACCCCCAGCCTCGTAAGTTAAAGAGATAATTAAGCTGTTCTGGGATGGATGGTAAGAGGAGGAACCTAAACGGCAACTGTGGCGCGTGTATCCATCGAGAGGAGTGCGGAGGATGCAGGTCAAGGGCTTATGGGTTTTCAGGGGATTATCTGGGGGAGGATCCGGTGTGTGGGTGGTTTGAGGTTGAAT
This DNA window, taken from Candidatus Syntrophoarchaeum caldarius, encodes the following:
- a CDS encoding NTF2-like transpeptidase domain-containing protein, which gives rise to MKTTATLIIIAIMTVTIFTGCITVVTPPLPQASPSEVVETFASWYGDEYLEGCYSLMSTEYRNSTDLKTFKERINQCEKGGFHHKFVRVKSEKINGDFASVRIVYRRKGPFFDLFCIIEDLIEDPKTKTVNLVKEEDGWKLTELHCELRGK
- a CDS encoding protein containing PilT protein translates to MRFLEEVEDGKREGFVSPLIIDEVSYVLMIQKGKELTGIKETMAVKQAISKILDKCLEPVTKFYEYLDYLTSLGNLKVVSIDYSISKIALDLSRECHLFPRDALHAACCKAYGITNIATNDADFERVE